Part of the Engraulis encrasicolus isolate BLACKSEA-1 chromosome 23, IST_EnEncr_1.0, whole genome shotgun sequence genome is shown below.
CGTCTGGTTGGCCAGGCTCTTATagctggtggaggtggtggtgcccTCTGAGAGCAGCGGGCCCAGCACGTTGTGGGTGGTGTAGGCCGAACGCATGCTGGAGGAGCGGGACGCGCCCGCCGACTGCAGCAGCGTGTCCGTGAAGGACGACGGGTAGGAGCGCCCGCCCAGAGTGGAAGCCCCGCCCAGCCCCCCCGGGCCTGCGCTGCCCGCCCCAACCCCCAGCGCACGTCCCCCCGCCCCCACGCCCATCCCCATGCCCACCCCCACCCGGGTCGTAAGACTGGGGTCAGACACACAGCCGTCCCCACGACTCATCTACGAGAGACAGACATAAGACAAGAAGATACAGAGGGCAGACTGAGTGgacaggctaggcaggcagctgtgaggtcccacagaggaggaggaggaggaggaggaggaggaggaggaggaggaggaggaggaggaggaggaggatgaaaccAGAGCGGAAGAGGAAGCACAAGGGGGCGACAGTATTTAGTAAGGAAACAGTTAATCAGTCAAAGGGACCACTTCACTTCTTTTCTGGAATTGGCTCATTTTCCAACTCTTCACAACAGGTTCAGATAAGCCAATCTGGAAATAGAATCCGTTGATCAGCAGCTAGATTCAGAGATCCTACAGCCAGATTTAGGGAGCAGCTAGGTGGATTGAAAAAACTGCAGTTGGAAATTGAGCTAAAATCTCCACACCAAGTGAAATGTTCCcatgaagacaggcaggcaggagagggtggggtggggaagcACGTGTCTACCATGTCAGAGCACCCCAAACAGAAACACTGGCACTCATACATCAAGACACGCACAGATCGATCAGATACAGAACATCCACACATGGACAAGTGGTTCCAGACAGACAAAAATAGACATACACAGAAATTCCCAACTCTAGGACTTACTCATCGACACACTGCCAGTAAATAATGAAGAAACAAGAAACAAAGATAGACTTTAACAATCGGCTCTACGACCAATGCAAGAGCTTCATATACCTGTCCCTATGTATTCACAAGGCGATAGGGAGGTCTCCTACTTTTTTCTGGGGACCCTTTTTTAAATCTAATCTAAACCTAGCCTTCAATGTCATGAACCTGTTGTGAAATGTTGGTGTTAAGTTCTTGTCTTGTCATTTCAAAGATAATGTGACTTCCCTAATATTagtgccagattcatgcaaatcgtgtcggtcgggccccaaagtgtctaAATTTTCCCATTCAAATAGTTTACTTGAAAGCAAGCAGTTTTCACCTACAAAAAGCTGAGGGTCCGAGTCCGTAGGTCTAATATAATCTATTTTGTGGCTGTGcaaataacattttaaaaatccTCTAAAATGTCAAAAATAGCGTGGCATTCAATATGTTACATTCAAAGTACCGGTTAGGGCAGTACAGCTAATAAAACATTCATAATGCTAGATAGCATCTGTTATCAACAAAGCCTTGAAAGAACACTAGATCATGTGAAGACACGAAGATCATGTGAAGGTGATGTCAATCACAGACAAGAGCCTTACCCCGCAAACAAAATCATGGATAGTGCCTGTGTCTGTCCCTTGATGCATTGGTGCAATACAGTACAGATTTTGACCAAATCTTGTGTATTAAAACTCATAAAATAAACTATAACCAACACTAAACCATGTCAGAAAATCTCCCTGAAATTGCAGGTTTATAATGTTGATTTCGGAATTAATCTGGGTGAATCCAGACAGTATAAGCCTTTTTAGTAGTATTTGTTCAGACATTTTTTAGTAGTATTTTTTTTTGACATGAGTGAAAATAAGTTGTAAATGTGTTAGTTTCCAAACCAAACTGAATAAACCCTGAACGTTCTCGGTCAGTATGTGCATTTCTTGTGAGTTTTTAACAAAAATATCTTATTTGTTGGTTTTAAGATGTGCTCCACATACACAAAATACATTGGCATACAAGTTGGGTTTCACTAATCTGTTAAAACACAGCATACTGACATCAATGATGAGAAGGTTGCCATGTTTCTGGAGGACCAGAAGGAGGGATTTGCCGCATACTGTAGTGTCATCACATTTCAACACAACAAAACGAAAGCGTAGTATACTGGAGACTTAAGGATGTGTGCTCAGTACTTAAGTGAGTTTTACTGCGTTCACCTTGTGGCCTGTGGTGGTGTGGTTCCTCGCCGGGCTGCCCCTCACCGGCCGGTACTTGTTCATGGAAGGTGTGGGTGGGGCTTTGTTCAACAAGGTGCTCTCTGGTTGGAGGATGAGAGCAAGTTTCAGAATGGTGGACAAACTGGCAGACCGTGTGGTGGGAGAACATAAGACGCTGGTACATGGTTTTTCTCTctctaggggttagggttagctcacctactctctgtgtgtgtgcgtgtgtgtgtgtgtgtgtgtgtgtgtgtgtgtgtgtgtgtgtgtgtgtgtgtgtgtgtgtgtgtgtgtgtgtgtgtgtgtgtgtgtacacatgtgcttCAGACCTCTGCATTTCGAATGGTTTATATTTCACTTAAGTGTATTTCAGCCTTTTAGTCAGTGCAGCTTGTCCCCTTTCTTCAGAGCGTCAGGGGGAATGCCCAGCGTGCCTCATCTTCCTGGGTTTAGTTACACTACAgtgagcccagtcaaagcccagTGTACAGTTTCCTGGTGTGTGCATCACTCAGGGTCTCTACAAACAGGGCAAGCCAGCCCGGAACACTACACGTTACTTTCCCATGTCACTCCTAGTGTAAGCAATGAATCATGTGGCCCTGTGACAGTAAGTCCATGGTTAACAGCTGATTATAATTGTGGTAGGTCGGAGGAATTGGACCGGGGTATTATTAAATAAGCTAGTTGTTCAAGCCTTCATAGATAGCCCTGACATTCAAAACATGATACATGGTGACTTAAAATGCGTACAAAACCATTGATTAAATACATTTTAGAAAGACCTAGCACAAGAGATGTAGCCAAACAAATGGCACATCAGCCAATGCTACATGTTGACAACTAGCCGATAGCTGTAATCATTTGAGAAGTAAAAATCCAAATTTTGTCAGTTAAAAAAATGATGGAAGAGGGGTAACACAACTTATTTGCTTTAACAGGTCGGAGAATAGTTACATTTATAAAAATATATAGTGACTGCTTGTTTTCATCAAAATGTGGGTGATTACAATGATGTACAACATTCATGCAGGTTGTTTAACAGCTGCATGTTAGGCCATACAAGAGGACCACTGAAATGCAGTATGTGTTGTCTAGCAACCAAGGACGCCACCTGGAACTATTATCCAGAGCAGAGGAAGgaggagcaaaaaaaaacaaaacaatgaagtaAAAGTGCAGACATACCTTTAAATCTATTAACTAATTTTGTTGGTGAAGGAGCTGtcgtataaaagcaatataactcTTGTGGTTGTGAGGTTGTTTGTGGAATATCCTCATGGGTGTGGTTACCTATGGCACTCAGCCCCTTTGTAAATGCAGCGAATCCCACCCATGAGGAGTCTTTAGAGGTCCGTGTCActtaccctctgtgtgtgtgagggacagtCCCGTGTAGTGGAGGTCTGgcggtggaggagggggtggctCCGCATCCGTAGACTGACTCTCAAGCAGCTCCAGACTGCTTTTGGACTGAGGAGCAAACGAGCAGATTGCATGTTTTAGTCTATGACACCAGATCCAACTTATACCTGCTACGAAAGCTTTGAAGCAAAGGCATCTGATGTCACCAGAAAAACGCCCATTACAAGCACATACAAGGCAATGCTCTCATTGCAGTAAGCATACTACACAATGCTAGTGTTTCTGAAAGAACTCAGCCAGCACCGTAAACACATACGTTATGGATGCCGTTATCCAGCGCTTTATCGGTCTCATCCTGAGGCGACGGTCGTAGAAACGGCGGCTGGATTTGGAGAGAAACAGACTTCCGCGAGCGACCCATGTACCTGTGCACAGCACGAGTGAGTGGAGAAAAGTTGGATTGAAATACATACCAGGAATGCTTGAAAACAAATTTGCTTGAAAATCAAGCAAAAATAATGCGGTCTGATCAAAGACTACATGTTACATGTTTTAATTCAGAACATTGGGGGAAATAGTATAGTTCATCAAGCTTGGAAAACAGAATTATGCAATTTAAAAAAAGTGACATAAATAATGTGGGGGAGTGTAAAGTGAAGAAGTGACATTGGCCAGGGGGGCAGAGATGTTAACTGACCTGGGAGCTTGGGAACTGCACAGCACATGAGACACGTTTCTCAGACAGCCTTTGCTGAAGGGATTCACTCCTCCCTTAAACTTCCCAGTCACCTGTGAGCGAATCATTGACAGCAGACAGAGATCGATTTGACTCACGCAGGTTAAAGTCACAATAAATCAGACAATAATTTTCCTTGACTTGAGGTGGACTAATAGGTTCACACAAAAATGTCTGCAAAAACTCTGGCGACTTGTCATTAtacaaaagacaaaacacaccTGTTGCAAGGCATATTCTGCCTCATTttttttgtcagggtattggtgaACACCACTGACCGCTTGGTGAGGTTTACGTCTTTGTTAACAAAAgtttaatgtgttttttaaaatatagttCCAGTGCATCGTGCTTCGCTGATGCCCTGCatccatgggaaaaaaaaacaaacattttcccCACTCTCAGACTAAGCACAACAACGTGTGGGGGATTACaaacgggaaaaaaaaaatcacctctgaattgtgcttttgcaagatactgaaaATAACTTCCATCATCAATGACGTCTTTACTCACAAAAACAGAGGACGtgaggttagatattgagttgCACCACAAATTTTCTTGGAAAAGCAGCATGTGTCAACAAACATCAATCTTAACCGTTGCATTTCATCATAATCTGAAAACAAGACCAAGCGTAAAACACATTTCCTCTTCAAGTTAACGGTACAATGTGTGCAGGTGTAAACAGCTAACTATACATTGCACAAGCATAGGAGAGCATACCATCAacccccgcacgcacacacgcacgcacgcacgcacacgcgcacacacacacacacacacgcacgcacacgcgcacacacacaccacacacacacacctgttcattGGTAGTTCGTCCACGTGCTACCAGAACAATGTGAAATCCTGTGAGCCCGGCGACAGGAACAAAGAAGAGACCAGCCACACACATGACTGCTATACTGGGACACATAGGTAAGGAATACAAACACAGGATATTTTCACACCCTCcttccagggcttgacattaactttttttgctTAGTGGCCTATGTGGCTAGTGGTGTTCCTGAGCCGCTAGCCAGTCAGAGTTTCTACTAGTCACAGTTTTGTTGCATTCTTTCTTCATCAATACGTCTAAGTTCTGAAGACGACGAACTAAAAGAAGATCAATGCTATGAACATAGTGATAATATTTTAGATAAATAGACTCCGAGTATGATCTTTCTCGAACTTCAATATAACCAACTGACATAGAGGGGCAAATAATAGGATAAACTGTGATACGTCTTACCCGAGAAAAAGTTGCCTGCCAATATGgcttactagccacagccaagttttaccaatttttggtcggttggctggtgccaatgtcaagccctgcctcCTTAATCAAAGACATGACTACCAAAGGGATGCCAAGGTTGTAGGACTCAATGACTGTTAAAAACTTTACAGACAATGTTACACACAATATACCGGTATATGAGACAgtatgaagtgaaaagtgaatcATTAGCATCATACATTTAAGCACACACCCATCGATGAAAAGCCTGGTTGAAACCCCTATAAAAAGTTGATTTATATCATGTTTTCATGGCTGTTATAAAGTTAAAGCTTTAAAAACACTATCCTTACTGGCTATTTTGACACTGCACAGGTACGAACGATACTTCAATGTTGGTGCAGGAAGAACAAACCTGCGAGATTATTGAAACACAGCTTGTTCAGTTCGGCATATGAGTGGTTGGTGACGATGTAGCAGACGGGATGTTTGCTGACAGTCACCTTACTGATTCTGTCGTTTGTTCGAACATTTTTTTAAGTGCTTGGTCTCTTCCACTAGAAACAGTTTCTGTTGCACCTAAGTTGAATGTCTTGATCAGTTTGATGGCCATTTTGGAAACAAAGGATACGAGATGGCTGAATGCAGCGTGTCCAGCTGATGTGTGTGATGCAGGATGTACAGCAGGCTGAATCCAAACACGCCCATGATGTGAACGGTGAGAGACAGCAGAAACAGGAAGAAGTAACGGTAGTTCCGCCTCCCGATGCAGTTGTTAACCCAGGGGCAATGATGGTCAAAGTCCTAAAcataaacaacaataaaaaatacataccGGTAATTAAATTAATGAGTACAAATAAGCACTCTTAAAGAACTTATGTCATGAGGTCAGTGACATTCTACCAAAATGCTTGTAGTCTGAGGATTTGGGATTTTTATTAAGTCATCCATGTAAGAGTTATCAGTGATgaacagatattttttttaaaaataaggaGTGCCTTGGTCAGAGTtctttttgtgtctttgtttttcctttttgtcttggCGGTAATGTACAGACTCAGTTTGTTTTGTTGCCTATCCATGTTGTTGGAACAACAGTCTGCCTTGGCTGTAATGTGCATTCCGGGGCTGGAAGAGTTTGAACGAACAGCATAAAAATCCAGCCTGGATCATTTCCAAACACCTCCCAATCTCTCCCCCACTACTGCCCAGTATTGATGTtttcaacccattgatgcctaaagcacctgcaaataAACACCTGCTAAATTCCTAAGCCTTATTTGGGAAAACGTGCTCTCAGCCTATAAAGACCTAAATATCTCTTAAAACATAAAATAAGCCGTTTCAGGCAACCGAGTCAATGTTGTGTTACATagtatccagcatcaatgggctggatctaatatgtgtgtgtgtgtgtgtgtgtgtgtgtgtgtgtgtgtgtgtgtgtgtgtgtgtgttctaacctCGACACAGTTGTCACAGACGGAGCAGTGGGAGCAGCGAGGGGGCCGGTAGAAGCGGCAGGTGGAGCACCACTTCATGCGCACCTGGATGCCGCGCACGTCCACCGTCTTGTAGAGCGGCGCACGGAAGTCATCCTCCTTGTCTTCATCCTCCTCCgctaaaaacacacagacacacacacacaccccaacatgaTGTTTCAACAGCACAGAGAAGTGTTTGCAAGTATAATTTCAGTTATTTTCgatcaagacagaaaaaaacaaacacacgcacgcacgcacagacattgATGGAAGACATGCATTTATTGGAGGCATTCTGTACCTCTGGGGAAGACGCCAGGGTCCATGAATGTGGCCATATAGAAGTTGGAGAGGGTGAAGAGGAAGAGCAGCGCATTGTAAAGAGGGATAGCAGACGAGTAACCCTCAGACAACCAAggacacctggagagagagagagagagagagcacatattCATGATGAGAGTCAACAGAGATCAGTACTAACCGTCTGCACATGACTATGAAGTTATGTTTACTGTTCACAGACTTACGTGAAACACAGAAATAGAGTTGTTGAGCCCACCAAAAACGCGGTCGCCGCAGACACGGGCACGTAGCGACTGGGTCGGAACGGACGGGACGGGGAGGTAGGGGCTCCGAGGGCCCCACCCATGCTCAGACCAGCCGGCATTGAGACACAACAAGAGGTAGTGCAAAAACAAAAAAGGCTAGAAAGAGAAATATGGTGGCAGGGTGTGTTATGTGTAaaggtgagggtttttttttttttttaaaaaggcaacaGACTTTTAATCTCTCTTTTGGTTGAACTGGCAGACTGTTGCCATGATGGAAGTCAAGGGCAAAGAAGACAAAAGGGGTTGGGGACACAAAGACACAGGTGGAAGTTATCAGGAACAACACAGAAGGATCAGCTAGTATGTTTAGGGGAAAACAAGTGGAAAAGAACATAAATCCGTACAGTGTATTTAGAGAAAACAGTAACAGTAAGGTTCTCGCACTGGATCACGATGTGTGAGAGTCAGTTAGAGACATGCATTGTGGCGCTATTATACAGCAAAAAAGATAAATGCTATGTGtgacaaagaaacaaaacaaaattagcTGCAACTTCAATTCAACATAATTCAGCATGGCTTTGTTTCTAGCTTGGTATCTGTACAAAAGATGAACATTACTGGCAAGCACTGCAGTTAAACACTCAGTAACAAGTACACCGATGCAAGTCTGGCTGCTAATTTCCATGCATTTATATACTAGCACACATCCAACAAAAGAGCCTTACAAAATAACACAGATACATATATTAAAACAACtataaaacagaaataaaaaagaaacttaaaaaaaaaagttatttagcGCTCGAATTAGAGTGCAGTGTCTGTGGCAAAAGAGACAGTACTGTGTTGTTAGGCATTCCAGTCGTgaatatcctcctcctcttcctcagaacTCCGTGCTGAGTGGCGTCCGAGTGCATACGGGTCTCCCTCGCCGACCCGGCCAGTCACCGACCCCTGGCCACGCTCCCACGGCCCGGACCATTTTAAAACGGCATCGCATCCCATCGGGGCCCTTTACGCTCGCGGGAAAACTTAACAGGTCACCGGCGGCTGGGAATCACCTAGTTGACATGAAGGACATCTTTTTTTGTCCTTGTCGTTGCTGCGTTGGCAAGGGAGTTGGGGGGTTCCTGTTCTGCAAAACATTACACACGGAACAAAATAAAATGCAGGGCATAGCCATAATAAACgcattatacatacagtatttctgaAGGTTCCAGGTTGGTTGGAGGAcagcatcagggcttgacattattttttttctgattgGATAGGTATGCgcttgagtaaaacaaacattgttgtttcattctattAACTACCTACAACATTTCCTCTTGTCATggtcatttagagcatttatttgcaaaaaATCACAAATGACAAAATAGGCAACAAGATACTATTCACTTCTAAACAACATAAAAGTAATGTTTAAACTTGGGAAGGGTTCAGAAAttaatatttggtggaataacccTGGAGTTTGATTACGTGCATCTTTCATGCATCTTGGCATGCTCTCCACCAGTCTTTCGCATCGTTCTTGGATGACTAAATTCCCCTCCCGGCGCAGAAAAGTCAAGTTGCTCAGTTTTGTTTGATGGCTTGTGGCCATCCCTCTTCCTCTTGaccacatttcagttttaaatggCACTGAGGCCTGGGCGGCCATCACAGGGTCTTGATCTGGTGGTTCTCCATCCTCACTATTGACAAAGCTGGGTGGCTTGGAGCATTGTCCCACTGAAAATGACAATCCTCAGCGGTGTGGGACATTGTCAAGAGTAAGGGAAGAAAGTTTTACAGTATCCCATGATTACGTTGTATGTGGCTTCAGTAACACACCTTTTGCAAAGACGAAGCTGACCGATTTCAGCCTCGCTGAAGCACCCTGAGATCATCACTTATTTCCTGGCAACtttcacagcaggtgcaagaCACTGAGGTTTGTAGACCTCTCCTAAATATTGGATTGACCAGTTCTTGGATTAGATGTGAAATTTGGCCAAGGATTGGTGATGATCAGAGTGCTTCTGCAAGGCTTGAATCGGTCAGATTCATCTTTGTAGACAATGCGTCACTGAAGCCACATACGAAGTTATCTTGGGCCAAATTGTTTCCTTCTGTTCTGACAATGTTATCGAACAGGACTGTTTTTAGAGAAGGACAATGCGCCAGCCACTCAGTTTGGCCAAtgaagctgtggatggaggaccaccagatcggTACCCTGACATGACCACCCcaaacccccttgaaaacctctagaatgtgatcaagaggaagctggatggtcacaagccatcaacccaagctcagcaacttgaattatTGCACCAGGCCGAGAACAGTCATtcaagaacaatgtgaaagacTGATGGGAAGCATACCAAACAGCATGACAGCTATGACTGaaaatcatcttgttttctttgcctttttcgaGATCTGGAAATATTGCAtagtgttattttgaccattttaaattttctgcaaataaatgctctaaattaCAATATTTTCAATCAAGATTTGGAGGAAATGTAGAAATGgaactcaaacacatacctatccatagaaaaatcagaaaaaactgaacatttcgaagCGGTCTCAGTTTTTCCCATGGCAGTATATCCTCAGAAGATGttattgctaaagcaagatgatgaGCGCATAACTTTCTACAGGGAaatcaatcaaacaaatagaaactgaccagtgagccttttcttgaacttgatacaaacaattgatacacaagggggaAACAACAGAATAAGCTTATAGGCTACTCTGATGTCAAAATAAGGAATAAGCTACCCGACAAATTGGCGAGTGACACTGCAATTATTCctaccacagccaagttttaccagcattcggctagttggcaggtgccaatgtaaAGCCCTGGGCAGCATGTAGTAAAATATTTTGAAGGGAAGAACCTACTCTGTGTCAAACAATCACATATTCAATGGTTTCAACTGACCagttaaaaaaagagagacaggctGCCTTCAATTCTCAACACTCAAACACTGACTTCTCAGATGACATAGGCATGTGATACCTGTTGTTGTTGTAGAACTACATGGTTGGAGAACGGCTATGGCCAGGGGTTCAGCACTCAGTAATGATACAACTGGTTGTAGTGCACTACCTTCTTAGCGGCAACGCCTGGCAGAATACAATTAGAGTTCTGATGTATAACTACAGATAGAACTGAGTGCCTGGGTGCGTGCAAACTGTAATGTCGAGTCTGTGTTGTAACCTGTCCACTAGCTGATGTGGTTTCCACAAACAGTGACTCACGCGGAAAAGGGTGTGACAGTAACGAACCACttttgcgcacacgcacacacacatgatatatTCAGTCTCTCAAAACACAAACATGACAGCTAGCTCTAATGGCCTATCCATCAGACAGAACTACTCTGACTCTACATACTACAGAAAACCAAACCAACATACAGCAGTATACCATACCTTTGTCGACCCCCTAGTTTGCGTAACGAACTGCCCCTTGTGCAAACCAGTCGCCTCTATACTGAAGATTAGCCGGGAGTCTGGTTATTTCCTACTCTTATTCAGATGGACGAAATCCTGTTGTCAATGGGCGCTAATCCTGACGTGCCTCTTTGCAGGTGCTTGTCTGACTGAATGACACCGGGGGGGCAAGGGCAAATCCCACCTCTCACATTCCTTGAACCAATTATGTCCGCAATTATTGCATGACAATTCTCAGGCTGTAATGGGCAGAGATGTAACCCATGCATCTGTGAAAATGTCAATTTGGCATTACATCTCTACAACGTCTAAGTGGCAGAGAAAGCACATCAATTAATCCTAGCTGGCTAGCTAACATTCAGCACCAACTTCGCTAACCTGAACATTTGCTAGGAATGGCCCAGTGGCTAGCGATCAGCTAAACTTCACTTATTTAGCTCCCACAAAACGTCCAAATTAGAGTCAGTACCGTCGCAGATACTTATAAAACCCCTCTTTTGTGTCACCTCAATAGCTTACTTATTGAATCGATACACCCCAATTAAGACATACGAAGACAGCAAAGGCAGACTTGCTAATCAACCTGACATTAGCCTCCATTACTGGGGTCTGGATGTTTCCCATCTGGCGCGACTTGCTCCAATATTGCCATAGTCAACACAGACGTCAGTTGTTATAACATAATGAACAGACGTAAATTGACATTGGAGCTAAAGTAGAGATTAATCGAAAGTCGCGCTTCGTCGAATCGCAATGGTTAACCATCCAATACTTTAGCCAAATCCAGCAATTCCATTAGTGACAAAAACATTACCTGGCACTCACCGCAGGTGTGCGGGTCTGGGAACACACGCGATGTTGCTGTTTGTCTATGCAgttccgctagttagctagctaaCGGCTAGATGTCCGAACTAGTTGAGCTCGCTGCTCTTttaatttaaaggccaacttccgataaaactcagttttactcactcctttcgaagatcggacggtcaccccaagttaaactcacttgcaaggctctcatagcggtgcgtcaactctcctggctgtgtttcccggtgtttcccaatttacatcaataatgcagagaaacgagcgaatcacgaaagcctttctgtgtttcgtcacgtcgaaagaaggcgttgcccacaaaggtttatatcgacccatttatctaaaaacatgtcgagtaatttttttctgcttgttttcaaaacaagcaacgtctggtggtccgaaacatagcttagcttagctatcagctggttgctactctcaggtacacacacagcacaaagcctcatacataaagcctgctcactccggttgctccgtgcctacagctcgcctaggggtcgctgtcgaaagagcacagccctgaatggagcctgcacgcctccgttggcgcccctatagtgcagtaccacccggagaagtggcgactctgtttcccattacattctctcccaaggctggaggactgagccaatcagagacgcgtttctttgagagcaggaggagtgagccaatcagagacgcatttccacgagaaacacggaacactctctcgtttctccacaagccaccttgccagcttgcaaaaacgtcttgaaacaaagcaaccagaacgttttttaaaacaggaccaacgcgtaacacattcaataacaattgggaacacggcaatattaattaaattacgttgagaggcgatctttaaacaAAACTGCCACTTCATCATGGTTCACCCACAAACTATCCTGTGAGTGACTTCATCGTGTAGTTTCCGCAAGTAACTTCTGAGGGATGAAACGGCAAGTCCCCTGCTGTGAAGTGTGTGGCAAGTCAcaccctgacaaaacagatcctTCAGATAA
Proteins encoded:
- the zdhhc5b gene encoding palmitoyltransferase ZDHHC5-B — translated: MPAGLSMGGALGAPTSPSRPFRPSRYVPVSAATAFLVGSTTLFLCFTCPWLSEGYSSAIPLYNALLFLFTLSNFYMATFMDPGVFPRAEEDEDKEDDFRAPLYKTVDVRGIQVRMKWCSTCRFYRPPRCSHCSVCDNCVEDFDHHCPWVNNCIGRRNYRYFFLFLLSLTVHIMGVFGFSLLYILHHTHQLDTLHSAISIAVMCVAGLFFVPVAGLTGFHIVLVARGRTTNEQVTGKFKGGVNPFSKGCLRNVSHVLCSSQAPRYMGRSRKSVSLQIQPPFLRPSPQDETDKALDNGIHNSKSSLELLESQSTDAEPPPPPPPDLHYTGLSLTHTEESTLLNKAPPTPSMNKYRPVRGSPARNHTTTGHKMSRGDGCVSDPSLTTRVGVGMGMGVGAGGRALGVGAGSAGPGGLGGASTLGGRSYPSSFTDTLLQSAGASRSSSMRSAYTTHNVLGPLLSEGTTTSTSYKSLANQTRNGSLSYDSLLTPSESPEFESAAPELSPPKPHPPPGVLSQTSAPREPQEPPPMLGYSSPFLSAQQREGSLHRACPARLSCSSRRSLLRASSPPPSSPEALASFPPAPQPSSSHSPRARSLGSPPPGSGLPSALGKSLSYTAGAAAGQRHPPLTAVAGGAQVAKGRSEQLDWHRGSNL